From Alteromonas australica, one genomic window encodes:
- a CDS encoding ketopantoate reductase family protein, producing the protein MTSINPTLHIVGAGAIGSLLAAGAQRQHLAYQRYPRTMANIPHYARWIDNSKVPLSMQTAQANVLAKNDVLVLPLKVYQLESALSYWRPYLVHSPALVLLHNGMGGWEIAQQILGPHYPLLLATTSHGAFKQIDDKGKAFITYSGKGSTQIGAPNKGNRLSPLLSDAINLLHNAFPPVSTPDNIVHALWQKLSVNMVINPLTALNHIQNKHILDSQFSDVRRALCKEFVDVANACGLVFNETKVHEHVLAVAKATGENYSSMHQDVLHGRPTEIDAINGYIVEMAKKKGIHVPVNTLMVERIKALNL; encoded by the coding sequence ATGACGAGCATTAACCCTACCCTACATATTGTTGGCGCCGGCGCCATTGGCAGTTTGCTAGCGGCAGGTGCCCAGCGACAACACCTTGCCTACCAACGATATCCACGAACCATGGCGAATATTCCTCATTACGCTAGGTGGATAGATAACAGCAAGGTGCCTTTATCAATGCAAACAGCACAAGCCAATGTGCTGGCAAAAAACGACGTATTGGTGCTTCCTTTGAAGGTGTATCAGCTGGAATCGGCATTGTCCTATTGGCGGCCTTATTTGGTTCATTCCCCTGCCCTCGTTTTGTTGCACAACGGCATGGGCGGTTGGGAAATAGCCCAGCAGATTTTAGGCCCGCATTATCCACTGTTATTGGCCACCACAAGCCACGGTGCATTCAAACAAATAGACGATAAGGGCAAAGCCTTTATTACCTATTCTGGAAAAGGTAGCACGCAAATTGGTGCGCCCAATAAAGGCAATCGTCTTTCCCCACTACTCTCCGACGCAATAAACCTTTTGCACAACGCATTCCCCCCTGTTTCTACGCCAGACAATATTGTGCACGCACTATGGCAAAAGCTCTCCGTCAATATGGTGATTAACCCGCTCACCGCACTTAATCATATTCAGAATAAACACATATTGGACAGTCAATTTAGCGATGTTCGCCGCGCGCTTTGTAAAGAGTTTGTAGACGTCGCCAATGCCTGCGGGCTTGTCTTTAATGAAACCAAGGTTCATGAACACGTATTAGCCGTTGCCAAAGCAACCGGTGAAAACTACTCAAGTATGCATCAAGACGTGCTTCACGGCAGGCCAACGGAAATAGACGCCATTAATGGGTATATTGTGGAAATGGCAAAGAAAAAGGGTATTCACGTTCCCGTGAATACCCTTATGGTAGAGCGTATTAAGGCGTTAAATCTTTAA
- a CDS encoding M16 family metallopeptidase, with product MRATRIFTVFIVFCSLAACQNTSDKKGDKGEKDTTAVTIAYEKYQLDNGLTVILHEDHSDPLVHVDVTYHVGSAREEVGKSGFAHFFEHMMFQGSKHVADEQHFKIITDAGGSLNGSTNTDRTNYYETVPANQLEKVLWLESDRMGYLLEAVNQTKFENQRETVKNERAQRVDNQPYGLRHELNGEAMYPEGHPYSWMTIGYVEDLDRVNVNDLKAFFKRWYGPNNAVLTIGGDIDVAKTKAWIEKYFGEIPRGPAVEEPEPQPVTLPETRYMTLEDKVHLPLLQITFPTVYARHPDEAPLDVLADILGGGKTSLFYKNLVKEGLAVQAVVSHPCRELACEFQLLALANPAKISALSDLRKVINTTLAEFEQRGVKADDLARTKGSIEASTVFGLQSVAGKVSTLASNETFHQKADLVSEDIARYNAVTADDVMRVYKKYIKDANSVVLSVVPQGQPQLEAAKPNFQRPVRTLPEPRETTEDQLSNLTTPESSFDRTIAPEAGDVPVVNVPDYWQSKLSNGMDVLGVTMDETPTLTMTISMDGGMLLDPKGKEGVAYLTALLMNETTQNSSNEELANALAKLGSSIRFSSAGRYSQVYISSLTKNIEPTLSLLKEKLFSPAFLPEDFARMKERVIQGLQQQAKTPSSLARRARDLVLFGGHNRVSLPDEGTIASIQSITLDDVKDFYAKYYSPSKASVVVVGNLPQQQVMKNLAFIGQWQGPEYSFEDYKAFPEYDTRNIFLVDSPSAVQSIVYVVQRALAYDATGDYFKARLMNFPLGGGFNSRINLNLREDKGITYGANSAFLGGKTLGWFEVSADVTADQTQVAINEMFAEIENYIEQGPTDDELKFMRNAFTLSDALEFETPTSKARFLRQLQNYNLSKDYRKEQVRIIQSITKDEIKALASRYLIDDKMQIIVVGDKASLLPQLQSLGMPIIELSVEANHKEALN from the coding sequence ATGCGGGCTACACGTATTTTCACCGTGTTTATTGTTTTTTGTAGTTTGGCAGCTTGTCAAAACACAAGTGATAAAAAGGGCGACAAGGGCGAAAAAGACACCACGGCAGTGACTATCGCCTATGAAAAGTATCAATTAGATAATGGCCTTACGGTTATTTTACATGAAGACCATTCAGACCCCCTAGTGCATGTTGATGTGACTTATCATGTGGGGTCTGCCAGAGAAGAGGTGGGGAAATCTGGCTTTGCCCATTTCTTTGAGCACATGATGTTTCAAGGCTCTAAGCACGTCGCCGATGAACAGCACTTCAAAATAATCACTGATGCAGGTGGCAGCCTAAATGGTTCTACCAATACCGACCGTACGAATTATTACGAAACAGTACCGGCAAACCAACTTGAAAAAGTATTGTGGTTAGAGTCAGACCGCATGGGGTACTTGTTAGAAGCGGTAAATCAAACCAAGTTTGAGAACCAACGTGAGACCGTTAAAAACGAACGTGCGCAACGTGTCGACAACCAACCTTATGGACTAAGACACGAACTTAACGGTGAAGCTATGTACCCTGAAGGGCACCCCTATTCTTGGATGACCATCGGTTACGTAGAAGACCTAGACAGAGTGAATGTTAACGACCTAAAAGCATTCTTTAAGCGTTGGTATGGCCCAAATAACGCTGTGCTTACCATCGGTGGCGACATTGATGTGGCCAAAACAAAAGCGTGGATTGAAAAATATTTCGGTGAAATCCCCCGTGGACCAGCAGTAGAAGAACCTGAACCTCAGCCGGTCACGTTACCGGAAACGCGGTATATGACCCTAGAAGATAAAGTGCATCTTCCGTTACTGCAAATTACGTTTCCTACGGTATATGCCCGTCATCCAGACGAAGCTCCCCTTGATGTGCTAGCCGATATTCTCGGTGGTGGAAAAACCTCCTTGTTTTACAAAAACCTAGTGAAAGAAGGTTTAGCGGTGCAAGCGGTTGTTTCTCACCCTTGTCGAGAGCTAGCTTGTGAATTCCAGTTACTCGCACTCGCCAACCCAGCAAAAATATCTGCATTGAGCGACTTAAGAAAGGTCATTAACACCACCTTGGCTGAGTTTGAACAACGGGGTGTGAAAGCTGACGACCTTGCGCGTACAAAAGGCAGTATTGAAGCGTCAACAGTGTTTGGCTTACAAAGTGTCGCAGGCAAAGTTTCAACCCTTGCTTCAAACGAAACCTTTCACCAAAAAGCAGATTTGGTGTCTGAAGACATTGCAAGGTACAACGCAGTAACGGCCGACGATGTTATGCGTGTATACAAAAAATACATTAAAGACGCCAATAGCGTCGTATTAAGTGTGGTACCTCAAGGGCAGCCGCAGCTTGAAGCCGCGAAGCCCAATTTCCAGCGCCCGGTAAGAACACTTCCTGAGCCTAGGGAAACCACAGAAGATCAGCTTAGTAACCTGACAACCCCTGAATCAAGTTTCGACAGAACCATAGCACCTGAAGCGGGTGATGTTCCTGTGGTGAATGTACCTGACTATTGGCAATCAAAGCTAAGTAATGGCATGGACGTGTTAGGTGTCACTATGGATGAAACGCCCACGCTGACCATGACAATAAGCATGGATGGTGGGATGCTACTCGATCCGAAAGGCAAAGAGGGTGTTGCCTATTTAACGGCGCTTCTCATGAACGAAACCACACAAAACTCCAGCAACGAAGAGTTAGCAAATGCGTTGGCAAAACTTGGTAGCTCTATTCGTTTCAGTTCAGCCGGACGCTACTCGCAAGTGTACATTTCCTCGTTAACCAAAAACATTGAGCCAACGTTAAGCTTATTGAAAGAAAAGCTCTTTTCCCCAGCATTTTTGCCCGAGGATTTCGCACGCATGAAAGAGCGGGTGATTCAGGGTCTTCAGCAACAAGCTAAAACCCCATCAAGTTTGGCAAGACGGGCGCGGGATTTGGTGCTCTTTGGAGGCCACAACCGGGTAAGTTTACCTGATGAAGGCACCATTGCTTCTATCCAAAGCATTACATTAGATGATGTCAAAGACTTCTACGCTAAGTACTACTCTCCCAGTAAGGCCAGCGTGGTCGTGGTTGGCAATTTACCCCAACAACAGGTAATGAAAAACCTTGCATTTATTGGCCAATGGCAAGGGCCTGAATACAGTTTTGAAGACTACAAAGCGTTTCCAGAATACGATACGCGCAACATTTTCTTAGTCGACAGCCCCTCAGCGGTGCAATCCATTGTTTATGTGGTTCAACGGGCGCTCGCCTACGACGCCACGGGCGACTATTTTAAAGCCAGACTGATGAACTTCCCATTGGGAGGCGGGTTTAATAGCCGAATTAACCTTAATCTTCGGGAAGACAAGGGCATCACTTATGGGGCTAATAGTGCCTTTTTAGGTGGGAAAACCTTGGGGTGGTTTGAAGTGAGTGCGGATGTAACCGCAGATCAAACCCAAGTCGCCATTAACGAGATGTTTGCCGAAATAGAAAACTATATTGAGCAGGGGCCAACTGACGATGAGCTTAAATTTATGCGCAATGCGTTTACGCTAAGTGACGCGCTAGAGTTTGAGACCCCCACCAGTAAGGCAAGGTTTCTTCGCCAGCTACAGAATTACAACTTGTCTAAAGATTACCGAAAAGAACAAGTTCGCATTATTCAAAGCATAACCAAAGATGAGATTAAAGCATTGGCTTCGCGCTACCTGATAGACGATAAAATGCAAATCATTGTAGTGGGAGATAAAGCATCGTTACTGCCCCAACTGCAATCACTTGGCATGCCGATAATTGAATTATCGGTAGAGGCGAACCACAAAGAAGCGCTAAACTAA
- a CDS encoding transglycosylase SLT domain-containing protein — translation MHQKFKPWVLFLATLVVVFPLLIAGCATTPPKDISNLCEIFYEKDDWYDAAADARDKWGVPIHIPMAMMYQESSFRHDALPPRDYVFFGLIPWGRVSSAYGYSQAKTPTWADYIRETGNRGADRDDFEDAIDFMGWFIYKSQKVNGVSKWDAYAQYLNYHEGWGGYKRRSYDRKPWLKKVAAKVKARSLRYATQLKTCEEDLQKGWFMKLFT, via the coding sequence ATGCATCAAAAGTTCAAACCGTGGGTTCTTTTTTTAGCGACATTGGTCGTTGTTTTTCCGCTGCTCATCGCTGGGTGCGCCACCACGCCTCCTAAGGACATTAGTAACCTTTGCGAAATTTTTTACGAGAAAGACGATTGGTACGACGCTGCCGCTGACGCACGGGATAAATGGGGCGTTCCTATTCACATTCCAATGGCAATGATGTATCAGGAAAGTTCGTTTAGACATGATGCCTTGCCTCCCCGAGATTATGTATTTTTTGGCTTAATTCCGTGGGGCCGCGTGAGTTCTGCTTATGGTTACTCTCAAGCTAAAACACCAACATGGGCAGATTATATTCGCGAAACGGGTAATCGCGGTGCAGATAGAGACGACTTTGAAGATGCTATCGACTTTATGGGCTGGTTTATCTATAAGTCTCAAAAAGTTAATGGTGTGTCTAAATGGGACGCCTACGCGCAGTACCTGAATTACCATGAAGGCTGGGGGGGGTACAAACGCAGAAGTTATGACAGAAAGCCTTGGTTAAAAAAGGTGGCAGCGAAAGTAAAAGCACGTTCTTTGCGTTACGCAACCCAACTTAAAACCTGCGAAGAAGACTTGCAGAAAGGCTGGTTTATGAAACTGTTTACCTAG
- the gshA gene encoding glutamate--cysteine ligase, which translates to MTVNSSCFDERLNALKSPEFLSSLKQIKRGVEREALRIKSNGELSQAPHPKALGAALTHESITTDFSESLLEFITPPESRAEDTIAQLKDIHRFTIDNIDGEQIWPLSMPCFIEDESQIPIAYFGESNVGKMKRVYRVGLKNRYGSMMQAIAGVHFNFSFPDSFWALWAQLNGKDHSQEQTSEDYFSLIRNYRRFCWLIPYLYGASPALCGSFLAGKSHGLPFKKVGQGTYYMPYATSLRMSDLGYTSAEQSSLKICYNKLDNYVALLREAMGTPSSRFSQFAAGEEGNYQQLSRNILQIENELYSPIRPKQPTQSMEKPTDALVKRGINYIEVRALDVNPFSAIGISESQFHFLDVFLLSCLLMPSEALDESQLTEAKDNMNKVVLEGRNPELKLLQGGEEISLPAWCETLFAQFKQVAALLDTANETDKYMAAVDEEWQKVIDPAKTPSGVLLNALLKDDKDNSVFGLELAERYKAEMAGYAYTHTDADAFQAASQASLDAQADVEAADSKDFDSFIRDYFNEPPAKKNA; encoded by the coding sequence TTGACAGTAAACTCATCTTGTTTCGACGAGCGCCTGAATGCGCTTAAATCACCTGAATTTTTATCTTCTCTCAAGCAAATAAAGCGAGGCGTTGAGCGTGAAGCGCTGCGAATAAAAAGCAATGGTGAGTTGTCACAAGCGCCACACCCAAAAGCGTTAGGTGCGGCACTAACTCACGAGTCGATTACCACAGATTTCTCAGAGTCGTTACTTGAGTTTATTACACCGCCAGAAAGCCGTGCTGAAGATACTATCGCCCAATTAAAAGACATTCACAGGTTTACTATCGATAATATTGATGGGGAGCAAATATGGCCCCTGAGTATGCCGTGTTTTATTGAAGATGAGTCGCAAATACCCATTGCCTATTTTGGTGAGTCAAACGTGGGTAAAATGAAGCGGGTGTACCGAGTAGGACTTAAGAACCGGTATGGCAGTATGATGCAAGCTATTGCTGGCGTACATTTTAATTTTTCATTTCCCGATTCATTTTGGGCGTTATGGGCGCAACTTAATGGAAAAGATCATAGTCAGGAACAGACATCAGAAGACTATTTTTCGTTAATTAGAAACTATCGCCGTTTTTGCTGGCTTATTCCTTATCTATACGGTGCTTCACCCGCATTGTGTGGCTCATTTCTCGCGGGTAAAAGTCACGGGCTACCGTTTAAAAAAGTGGGTCAAGGCACTTACTACATGCCCTATGCTACTTCATTGAGAATGAGCGATTTAGGGTACACCAGCGCCGAACAATCATCGCTAAAAATCTGTTATAACAAACTCGATAATTATGTTGCCTTACTTCGTGAAGCGATGGGGACACCTTCTTCCCGATTTAGCCAGTTTGCTGCAGGAGAAGAGGGTAATTATCAGCAGTTAAGCCGCAATATATTGCAAATAGAGAACGAGCTTTATTCTCCTATTCGCCCTAAGCAACCCACTCAGTCTATGGAAAAGCCCACTGATGCATTAGTAAAGCGGGGCATCAATTATATTGAAGTGCGGGCGTTAGATGTTAATCCGTTTTCTGCTATTGGAATTAGTGAAAGTCAGTTTCATTTTCTTGATGTGTTTTTACTCAGCTGTCTTCTTATGCCAAGTGAAGCGCTTGATGAGTCTCAGCTGACTGAAGCAAAAGACAATATGAACAAAGTGGTATTGGAAGGGCGAAACCCAGAGTTAAAGCTGCTTCAAGGTGGGGAGGAGATAAGCTTACCCGCTTGGTGTGAAACCTTGTTCGCACAATTTAAGCAAGTAGCCGCTTTACTCGATACCGCTAATGAAACCGATAAATACATGGCAGCGGTAGACGAAGAATGGCAAAAAGTAATAGACCCAGCTAAAACGCCATCAGGCGTGCTATTGAATGCATTGCTTAAAGACGACAAAGATAATAGTGTATTCGGGTTAGAACTTGCAGAGCGTTACAAAGCGGAGATGGCGGGCTATGCTTATACCCATACCGACGCAGACGCTTTTCAAGCTGCTTCACAAGCTTCCCTCGATGCCCAAGCCGATGTTGAAGCTGCAGATAGCAAAGACTTCGATAGCTTTATTCGTGATTACTTTAACGAACCGCCAGCAAAAAAAAATGCCTGA
- a CDS encoding pseudouridine synthase: MIPILFDDENILIVNKPAGVAMHDSDALPSRHPDQPPKGIVSLLREQTSLDKLFLCHRLDTGTSGCLCLAKNDVTAAEIGALFAERRVSKYYLALSNNKPKKKQGTVIGDMKNRRNGQHILLKTTDNPAITQFFSQSARPGLRGFIVKPYSGKTHQIRVALKSLGAPILGDTLYGDKGQNSHADRLYLHAAVLTLPLKTQTIRVEAPLCQGSEFDDEQVKTWLASVSQPEQLPWPVVPDKYQHISEKPAFTSLNKNNDEH; encoded by the coding sequence ATGATTCCAATATTGTTTGACGATGAAAATATCCTCATCGTCAACAAGCCTGCTGGCGTGGCAATGCACGACAGTGATGCTCTCCCCTCTCGTCACCCAGACCAGCCGCCCAAGGGCATCGTCAGCTTACTTAGAGAGCAAACCTCGTTAGATAAGCTGTTTCTGTGTCACCGACTAGATACTGGGACGTCAGGCTGCTTATGCTTAGCCAAAAATGACGTTACCGCCGCCGAAATTGGGGCGCTTTTTGCTGAACGCAGAGTAAGTAAGTACTACTTAGCGTTAAGCAATAACAAGCCCAAGAAGAAGCAAGGTACTGTGATTGGCGATATGAAAAATCGCCGTAACGGGCAGCACATTTTATTAAAAACCACCGATAACCCTGCTATTACTCAGTTTTTTAGCCAGTCTGCTAGACCGGGTTTACGGGGATTTATTGTGAAACCCTATTCAGGAAAAACTCACCAAATACGCGTGGCGTTAAAAAGTTTAGGAGCTCCCATTCTTGGCGATACTCTGTATGGCGACAAAGGGCAAAATAGCCACGCTGACCGTCTATATTTGCACGCTGCGGTTTTAACGCTGCCATTAAAAACACAAACAATCAGAGTAGAGGCACCGCTTTGCCAAGGTAGCGAATTTGATGACGAGCAGGTAAAAACTTGGCTAGCTTCGGTGAGTCAGCCAGAGCAACTTCCTTGGCCAGTGGTGCCTGATAAATACCAGCACATCAGTGAAAAGCCTGCGTTTACATCATTAAACAAAAACAATGACGAGCATTAA
- a CDS encoding Hpt domain-containing protein: MDQSATVLDIEFGMSQLSGNKTLLLTLLNKFSDEYRGLDDDLQSFMKTSEFDKAYSLVHTLKGVTGNLGLFALHNASKAVESSVRNEKTLPSGYPEFIALLNETLAAIAALSSDAVKEEKPAVDSAVASQAKAQLIAALRASEFISQSKLDEWLDALALPADTRQAVEDAVDELDYEEAIEHLEK; this comes from the coding sequence ATGGATCAGTCGGCAACAGTCTTAGATATTGAATTCGGAATGTCTCAGCTTAGTGGTAATAAAACACTGTTGTTAACCTTACTAAATAAGTTTTCAGACGAATATCGTGGTTTAGACGATGATTTACAGTCATTCATGAAAACGAGTGAGTTTGATAAAGCGTATTCGCTGGTACATACCCTTAAGGGTGTAACAGGCAACCTGGGGCTTTTCGCACTGCACAATGCTAGCAAAGCCGTGGAAAGCAGCGTAAGGAATGAAAAAACCTTGCCGTCAGGTTACCCTGAGTTTATTGCATTATTAAACGAGACACTGGCCGCCATTGCAGCACTTTCATCCGATGCGGTGAAAGAAGAAAAGCCTGCAGTAGACAGCGCGGTGGCCTCACAAGCCAAAGCCCAGCTTATTGCTGCACTTAGAGCCAGCGAGTTCATCTCACAATCGAAGCTAGACGAGTGGTTAGATGCCTTAGCGCTACCTGCAGACACGCGCCAAGCAGTGGAAGATGCGGTAGACGAGCTAGACTACGAAGAAGCCATTGAACATTTAGAAAAATAG